The following coding sequences are from one Dermacentor silvarum isolate Dsil-2018 chromosome 4, BIME_Dsil_1.4, whole genome shotgun sequence window:
- the LOC125944831 gene encoding uncharacterized protein LOC125944831 translates to MKYGSCLRGWMKQPLDKTRAVSQPALSTVPPVLPRLPAGNIKEVEAAVRDEAVAATLRKHLLQIGGKSLREVASNAMKAVMAHPVQVLYSFHSRKGKRAFINLKLCQIVTDVICAKGGGGRPDRSTGLH, encoded by the exons atgaagtacgggtcgtgtctgagaggctggatgaaacagcctctcgacaagacccgtgcagtgtctcagcctgccttgtcgacggtgcctccagttcttcctcggctacctgccggCAATATTAAAGAAgtagaggcagccgtgcgggatgaggctgtggctgccaccttg cgcaagcacctcctgcaaataggagggaagtcattgcgcgaggtggcatcgaatgccatgaaggctgtaatggcgcaccccgtccaagtgctttacagcttTCATAGCAGGAAAgggaagagggcattcatcaatttgaagttatgccagatagtcacag atgtcatctgtgcgaaaggggggggggggcgacctgacagaagcacaggacttcattaa